The proteins below come from a single Sorghum bicolor cultivar BTx623 chromosome 4, Sorghum_bicolor_NCBIv3, whole genome shotgun sequence genomic window:
- the LOC110434773 gene encoding uncharacterized protein LOC110434773: MEDETTPNNYGDTTILPFPTRERRKKKDGNEQFLCFVEMVEKTHVSVPLMDALHIPFYSKFIKDIINKKRPLPSTKVVKLTEECSAAILNELPEKKQDPRCPTISCSIGAQQFDHALCDLGASVSVMLKSAFDRLNFTNLEPTTMTLQLADLSVRYLAGIAQDIPIKIRGYYVPVDFVVLNMELTKETPLILGRQFWSTAGA; this comes from the coding sequence ATGGAAGACGAGACGACCCCAAACAACTATGGGGACACCACGATTCTACCCTTTCCCACAAGagaaaggaggaagaagaaggacggAAATGAACAGTTCCTCTGCTTCGTGGAAATGGTCGAAAAGACGCACGTCAGTGTACCGTTGATGGATGCCTTGCATATTCCGTTCTACTCCAAGTTCATcaaggacatcatcaacaagaaGCGACCATTGCCGTCCACTAAAGTTGTCAAGCTGACTGAAGAATGTAGCGCAGCTATACTCAATGAGCTGCCCGAGAAGAAGCAGGATCCTAGGTGCCCCACAATCTCTTGCTCAATTGGGGCCCAGCAATTCGACCACGCCCTATGTGATTTGGGGGCGAGTGTGAGCGTCATGCTAAAATCAGCCTTTGACAGGCTAAACTTCACCAACTTGGAGCCAACCACCATGACACTCCAGTTGGCAGACTTGTCAGTCCGGTACCTGGCAGGGATTGCTCAAGACATCCCTATCAAGATTAGAGGATACTATGTTCCagtggattttgtggtgctcaACATGGAGCTCACTAAAGAAACACCACTAATCCTGGGAAGACAATTCTGGAGTACGGCTGGAGCATAG